A single region of the Brachypodium distachyon strain Bd21 chromosome 3, Brachypodium_distachyon_v3.0, whole genome shotgun sequence genome encodes:
- the LOC100833293 gene encoding pyrophosphate--fructose 6-phosphate 1-phosphotransferase subunit alpha, with product MNADYGASTELEGPLQQRRALYQPRLPPCLQGATVRVEYGDATTTIDPAGAPEVARAFPRTYGQPLVNFLAAAADKAAGERPPIRVGVVFSGRQSPGGHNLVWGLHDALKAHNPHCALYGFIGGTEGLFANKTLEITNDVLASYKNQGGFDLLGRSIDQIRTSKQLSAAMTTCTNLNLDGLVIVGGVTSNSDAAQLAETLVQNNCKTKVVGVPVSLNGDLKNQFVETTVGFDTVCKVNSQLISNVCLDAISAGKYYYFVRLMGRKASHVAFECALQSHPNMLIMGEEVALSKLTLMEIINKICDGVVARAELGKYHGVLLIPEGLIQSIPEMYALIQEISILHNNNVPVAEMSSQLSPWAAALFQFLPPFIRRELLLHQESDNSAQLSQIDTEQLLAHLVETEMTKRTKEGRYKGRKFSSVCHFFGYQARGSLPSNFDCDYAYALGHISLHIIAAGLTGYMATVANLKDSVDKWRCAAAPLTAMMSVKRHLRGPGAIPVGKPAIHPSPIDLKGKAYELLREKASSFLLDDFYRTPGGIQYEGPGSDAKPITLTIEDQDYIGDIEILKQYLDKVKVIVKPGCSRDILKAAISSMVSVTDVLTVMSHPLNCEMPLFHFN from the exons ATGAACGCGGACTACGGCGCGAGCACGGAGCTCGAAGGGCCCCTGCAGCAGAGGAGGGCGCTCTACCAGCCCCGCCTCCCACCCTGCCTCCAG GGAGCGACGGTGAGAGTGGAGTACGGCGATGCGACCACCACCATCGACCCAGCCGGCGCACCCGAGGTCGCCAGGGCCTTTCCCCGCACCTACGGCCAGCCGCTCGTCAACttcctcgccgctgccgctgacaAGGCAGCCGGCGAGCGCCCGCCGATCAG GGTGGGTGTGGTGTTCTCCGGGAGGCAGTCACCTGGAGGGCACAACCTGGTCTGGGGCCTCCATGACGCTCTCAAGGCTCACAATCCTCACTGTGCTCTCTACGGATTCATCG GTGGGACTGAAGGGCTGTTTGCAAACAAGACATTGGAGATCACAAACGATGTTCTTGCTTCATACAAGAACCAAG GTGGTTTCGATTTACTTGGCAGGAGTATCGATCAGATCCGCACGTCTAAGCAACTGAGTGCTGCAATGACTACGTGCACCAATCTTAACTTGGATGGTCTGGTCATTGTTGGAG GAGTGACTTCCAATTCGGATGCTGCACAGCTTGCAGAGACCCTTGTCCAGAATAACTGTAAGACTAAG GTGGTTGGTGTCCCTGTTTCACTGAATGGCGATCTCAAAAACCAGTTTGTTGAGACAACTGTTGGATTCGATACCGTGTGCAAG GTAAATTCTCAGCTTATAAGCAATGTTTGCCTGGATGCAATCTCAGCTGGAAAG TATTACTATTTTGTCCGTTTGATGGGTCGAAAAGCATCGCATGTCGCCTTCGAATGTGCACTTCAGTCGCACCCAAACATG CTTATCATGGGAGAGGAGGTGGCATTGTCAAAACTCACTCTGATGGAAATTATAAACAAGATATGTGACGGGGTAGTAGCACGGGCAGAATTAG GAAAATACCATGGTGTGCTCCTCATTCCAGAAGGACTGATACAGAGCATTCCAGAAATGTACGCTCTCATTCAG GAAATCAGTATCCTTCACAACAACAATGTTCCTGTAGCGGAGATGTCATCACAACTGTCTCCGTGGGCTGCTGCGTTATTTCAGTTCCTGCCACCATTTATCAGAAGAGAG CTACTGCTCCATCAAGAATCCGACAACTCTGCCCAGTTGTCCCAG ATCGACACCGAGCAACTGTTAGCTCATTTGGTAGAAACAGAAATGACAAAGAGAACA AAAGAAGGCAGATACAAGGGAAGGAAGTTCAGTTCAGTCTGTCATTTCTTTGGATATCAAGCACGAGGGTCCCTACCGTCAAACTTTGACTGTGACTATGCCTAT GCTCTTGGTCATATCTCTCTGCATATCATAGCAGCTGGTTTGACTGGTTACATGGCAACGGTGGCTAATTTGAAGGATTCTGTAGACAAGTGGCGATGTGCTGCAGCTCCACTAact GCAATGATGAGCGTCAAGAGGCATTTACGTGGCCCTGGTGCAATCCCTGTAGGAAAGCCTGCCATTCATCCGTCTCCTATCGACCTGAAAGGAAAGGCATACGA GTTGCTGCGCGAGAAAGCCTCAAGCTTTCTCCTCGACGACTTCTACAGGACCCCTGGAGGTATTCAATATGAAGGACCTGGTTCGGACGCAAAGCCCATCACACTGACCATTGAAGACCAGGACTACATAGGAGACATTGAAATCCTAAAACAATATCTCGACAAG GTGAAGGTAATTGTGAAGCCCGGGTGCTCGAGAGATATCCTCAAAGCGGCGATAAGCTCCATGGTCTCGGTGACGGACGTGCTGACAGTGATGTCCCACCCTCTCAATTGTGAGATGCCTCTCTTCCATTTCAACTGA
- the LOC100832788 gene encoding glucose-1-phosphate adenylyltransferase small subunit, chloroplastic/amyloplastic, translated as MAMAAAGSPSKTLIPPHRASAAPASTSCDSLRLLLHRAPRGSSRRTPLGVASSSPAPARRPFVFSPRAVSDSKSSQTCLDPDASTSVLGIILGGGAGTRLYPLTKKRAKPAVPLGANYRLIDIPVSNCLNSNISKIYVLTQFNSASLNRHLSRAYGSNIGGYKNEGFVEVLAAQQSPDNPNWFQGTADAVRQYLWLFEEHNVMEYLILAGDHLYRMDYEKFIQAHRETDADITVAALPMDEERATAFGLMKIDEEGRIIEFAEKPKGEQLKAMMVDTTILGLDDVRAKEMPYIASMGIYVISKHVMLQLLREQFPGANDFGSEVIPGATSTGMRVQAYLYDGYWEDIGTIEAFYNANLGITKKPIPDFSFYDRSAPIYTQPRHLPPSKVLDADVTDSVIGEGCVIKNCKIHHSVVGLRSCISEGAIIEDTLLMGADYYETEADKQLLAEKGGIPIGIGKNSHIKRAIIDKNARIGDNVKIINVDNVQEAARETDGYFIKSGIVTVIKDALLPSGTVI; from the exons ATGGCGATGGCCGCGGCCGGTTCCCCTTCCAAGACCCTGATCCCCCCGCACCGCGCCTCCGCAGCGCCCGCTTCCACCTCCTGCGActccctccgcctcctcctgcacCGCGCGCCGcggggcagcagcaggcgcACGCCGCTCGGGGTGGCTTCGTCGtccccggctccggcgcggCGCCCGTTCGTCTTCTCCCCGCGCGCCGTGTCCGACTCCAAGAGCTCCCAGACCTGCCTCGACCCCGACGCTAGCACG AGTGTTCTTGGGATCATTCTTGGAGGTGGTGCGGGAACTAGACTGTATCCCTTGACAAAGAAGCGTGCCAAGCCGGCAGTGCCATTGGGTGCCAACTACAGGCTTATTGATATTCCTGTCAGCAACTGTCTGAACAGCAACATATCAAAGATCTATGTGCTGACACAGTTCAACTCCGCTTCTCTTAATCGTCACCTTTCACGAGCTTACGGGAGCAACATTGGAGGGTATAAGAACGAAGGATTTGTTGAAGTTCTTGCCGCACAGCAGAGCCCAGATAATCCTAACTGGTTTCAG GGTACTGCAGATGCTGTAAGGCAGTACTTGTGGCTATTTGAGGAGCATAATGTTATGGAGTATCTAATTCTTGCGGGAGATCACCTGTACCGGATGGACTATGAAAAGTTTATTCAGGCACACAGAGAAACAGATGCTGATATTACTGTTGCTGCCCTACCGATGGATGAGGAACGTGCAACTGCATTTGGTCTTATGAAAATCGATGAAGAAGGGAGGATAATTGAATTCGCAGAGAAACCTAAAGGAGAACAGTTGAAAGCAATGATG GTTGACACAACTATACTTGGCCTTGATGATGTGAGGGCAAAAGAAATGCCTTATATCGCTAGCATGGGTATCTACGTTATTAGCAAACATgtaatgcttcagcttctccGTGAACAATTTCCTGGAGCTAATGACTTTGGAAGTGAGGTTATTCCTGGTGCCACAAGTACTGGAATGAGG GTACAAGCTTACTTATATGATGGCTACTGGGAAGATATTGGTACAATTGAGGCATTCTATAATGCAAATTTGGGAATTACCAAAAAGCCAATTCCGGATTTCAG TTTCTATGACCGTTCTGCTCCAATTTACACACAGCCTCGACACTTGCCTCCTTCAAAGGTTCTTGATGCTGACGTGACTGACAGTGTCATCGGCGAAGGGTGTGTTATTAAA AACTGCAAGATACACCATTCAGTAGTTGGACTCCGGTCCTGCATATCTGAAGGTGCAATAATAGAGGACACATTACTCATGGGTGCTGACTACTATGAG ACTGAAGCTGACAAGCAACTGCTTGCTGAAAAAGGTGGGATTCCCATTGGTATTGGAAAGAACTCACACATCAAAAGAGCAATCATTGACAAGAATGCTCGTATTGGAGACAATGTGAAG ATAATCAATGTCGATAATGTTCAAGAAGCCGCAAGGGAGACAGATGGATACTTCATCAAAAGTGGCATCGTTACCGTGATTAAGGATGCTTTGCTCCCTAGTGGAACAGTCATATGA